Proteins found in one Gemmobacter sp. 24YEA27 genomic segment:
- a CDS encoding zinc-binding dehydrogenase, with amino-acid sequence MGTGPGKKIGVVGIGGLGHMGIKLAHAMGAHVVAFTTSESKRTDALKLGADQVVVSRNAAEMAAHAKSFDLILNTVAAPHDLDAFLVLLKRDGTMTLVGAPATPHPMPNVFNLIMRRRSLAGSMIGGIPRHRRCWTSARNTASLPISR; translated from the coding sequence TTGGGGACGGGCCCGGGCAAGAAGATTGGCGTCGTCGGTATCGGCGGTCTTGGCCATATGGGAATCAAACTGGCCCATGCCATGGGCGCGCATGTGGTGGCCTTTACCACCTCGGAGTCAAAACGGACCGATGCGCTGAAGCTCGGCGCGGATCAGGTTGTGGTATCGCGCAACGCGGCAGAGATGGCCGCCCATGCCAAAAGCTTCGATCTGATCCTGAACACGGTGGCCGCGCCCCATGATCTGGACGCGTTCCTCGTGCTGTTGAAGCGCGACGGTACGATGACGCTGGTCGGCGCACCCGCCACGCCGCACCCGATGCCCAATGTCTTTAACCTGATCATGCGCCGCCGCAGTCTTGCCGGGTCGATGATCGGCGGCATCCCGAGACACAGGAGATGCTGGACTTCTGCGCGAAACACCGCATCACTTCCGATATCGAGATGA
- a CDS encoding FAD-binding domain-containing protein: protein MAETAWRADWARFPWLGANPAALAWSRAETGIALVDAGLREMRVTGRMHNRVRMVVASWLTKHLLTDWRIGLAHFEDSLTDWDPAANAMNWQWVAGCGPDASPFFRIFNPEKQAASFDPKSLYRDHWLTGEGRAPGVRLCLPPGTRLSTALLQTAPRSWIRAANVRSRRWRLLTANPGSGPRPVQIRVRADILHGILSFHVFEAGPIGSIPGPIACRRSGCRTRAVLLPPTASGPVSNPIACYMRPASLPVLPPTVQQMNPSRDNRFRVLLRACNERENRARPGIGVSALRRWLAQQPGVGLMS from the coding sequence TTGGCCGAGACGGCCTGGCGCGCGGACTGGGCGCGCTTTCCCTGGCTTGGCGCCAATCCCGCTGCCCTGGCCTGGAGCCGCGCCGAAACCGGCATCGCGCTGGTTGATGCGGGCCTGCGCGAAATGCGGGTGACCGGGCGGATGCACAACCGGGTCCGCATGGTGGTGGCAAGCTGGCTTACGAAACATCTGCTGACCGACTGGCGCATCGGTCTTGCGCATTTCGAAGACAGCCTGACCGACTGGGATCCGGCCGCGAATGCGATGAACTGGCAATGGGTTGCAGGCTGCGGGCCCGATGCCTCGCCCTTTTTCCGCATCTTCAACCCGGAGAAGCAGGCGGCAAGTTTTGACCCAAAAAGTCTTTACCGCGATCACTGGCTGACGGGCGAAGGGCGAGCGCCTGGCGTGAGACTGTGCCTGCCTCCTGGAACGCGCCTGAGCACCGCGCTCTTACAGACAGCGCCGCGCTCCTGGATCAGGGCCGCAAACGTGCGCTCTCGGCGCTGGAGGCTTTTAACCGCAAATCCAGGGAGCGGGCCGCGCCCCGTTCAGATCAGGGTCCGGGCTGACATACTGCACGGCATCCTGTCATTTCATGTATTCGAGGCGGGGCCGATCGGATCCATCCCGGGCCCCATCGCTTGCCGCAGATCCGGGTGCAGGACGAGAGCGGTTCTGCTCCCGCCGACGGCCAGCGGGCCAGTGTCAAATCCCATCGCCTGCTATATGCGGCCTGCTTCTCTTCCCGTGCTTCCACCCACGGTTCAGCAGATGAACCCCTCACGGGATAACCGCTTCAGAGTGCTCCTGAGGGCCTGTAATGAAAGAGAGAACCGGGCCAGGCCAGGCATCGGCGTGTCGGCTCTGCGGAGATGGCTTGCGCAGCAACCCGGCGTCGGCCTGATGTCCTGA